From Leptolyngbya iicbica LK, a single genomic window includes:
- a CDS encoding magnesium chelatase subunit H gives MFTNVKPTVRHIAPDDLNGRSLVKVVYVVLEPQYQSALSSAIRAINSNNSEVAFEVSGYLIEELRSQENYEAFKQDISEANIFIASLIFIEDLADKVVEAVQPHRDNLDAAVVFPSMPQVMRLNKMGSFSMAQLGQSKSVIGEFMKKRRQKKGSGFEDAMLKLLRTLPNVLKYLPVEKAQDARNFMLSFQYWLGGSPENLENFFLMLADRYVFTDHAIEGAPQVEIGDYAEPVTFPDVGIWHPMATQMFEDLKEYLNWYESRKDLPEDLRDPLAPCVGLVLQRTHLVTGDEAHYAAMVQELEYYGARVIPVFSGGLDFAKPVNEYFFDPLDKDRAIVDSVVSLTGFALVGGPARQDHPKAIETLRRLNRPYMVALPLVFQTTEEWEESDLGLHPIQVALQMAIPELDGAIEPIVLSGRDGMTGRAITLQDRISSIAQRAIKWGNLRRKPKLDKKLAITVFSFPPDKGNVGTAAYLDVFGSIYKVLEAMKGNGYDVQDLPESPEALMQEVIHDAQAQYASPELNVAYRMSVPEYEELTPYSTRLEENWGAPPGHLNTDGQNLLVYGKAFGNVFIGVQPTFGYEGDPMRLLFSRSASPHHGFAAYYTYLEKIWGADAVLHFGTHGSLEFMPGKQMGMSGTCYPDSLIGTTPNLYYYAANNPSEATIAKRRGYAETISYLTPPAENAGLYKGLKELSELIGSYQSQKDSGRAVQIVNAIVETARVCNLDRDVELPEIDASEMSEGDRSNLVGKIYIKLMEIESRLLPCGLHVIGKPPTAEEAIATLVNIAGLDREEEGIMSLQRVIAESIGRDIDEIYANSDKGVLDDVQLLYDINQAVRDAVGALVHEQVDAEGRVSMVSRLNFLNIGRKEPWVKALHDAGYTKVEGETLKPLMEFLEFCLEQVCADNELGALLKGLEGEYVLPGPGGDPIRNPDVLPTGKNLHALDPQAIPTLAAVQSAKIVVDRLLERQKQENGGRYPETIATVLWGTDNIKTYGESLAQMLWFVGVKPVPDALGRVNKLELLSLEELGRPRVDIVVNCSGVFRDLFINQMALLDRAVKMAAEANEPLEMNFVRKHALEQAAEMGCDLRTAATRIFSNASGSYASNVNLAVENSSWEEESELQEMYLKRKSFAFNSDNPGVMDESRGIFESSLKKAEVTFQNLDSSEISLTDVSHYFDSDPTKVVASLRGDGTKPASYVADTTTANAQVRTLSETVRLDARTKLLNPKWYEGMLSHGYEGVRELSKRLVNTMGWSATADAVDNWVYEDTNTTFIKDPEMCKRLMDLNPNSFRRMVSTLLEVNGRGYWETSDDNIERLQELYQEVEDRIEGVE, from the coding sequence ATGTTCACCAACGTCAAGCCCACTGTGCGCCACATTGCGCCCGATGATCTGAACGGGCGATCGCTGGTAAAGGTGGTCTACGTGGTGCTGGAGCCTCAGTACCAGAGCGCTCTTTCGTCGGCCATTCGGGCAATTAACAGCAACAACTCGGAAGTTGCGTTTGAAGTCAGCGGCTATTTAATCGAAGAGCTCCGCAGTCAGGAGAACTACGAAGCCTTTAAGCAAGACATTTCGGAAGCGAATATTTTCATCGCCTCGCTGATCTTTATTGAAGACCTGGCCGACAAGGTCGTGGAAGCGGTGCAGCCCCATCGCGACAACTTGGATGCTGCCGTTGTCTTCCCCTCCATGCCCCAGGTGATGCGCCTGAACAAGATGGGCAGCTTCTCGATGGCGCAACTTGGCCAGTCCAAGAGCGTCATTGGCGAATTCATGAAGAAGCGCCGCCAAAAGAAGGGCAGCGGCTTTGAAGACGCCATGCTGAAGCTGCTGCGGACGTTGCCCAACGTGCTGAAATACCTGCCGGTGGAAAAGGCCCAGGATGCCCGGAACTTCATGCTCAGCTTCCAGTATTGGCTGGGCGGCTCCCCGGAAAACCTGGAAAACTTCTTCCTGATGTTGGCCGATCGCTACGTCTTCACCGACCACGCCATTGAGGGCGCACCTCAGGTCGAGATTGGCGACTATGCCGAGCCCGTGACGTTCCCCGATGTGGGCATCTGGCACCCGATGGCGACTCAAATGTTCGAAGATCTCAAGGAGTATCTGAACTGGTATGAGTCCCGGAAGGATCTGCCGGAGGATCTGCGGGATCCCCTGGCTCCCTGTGTGGGTCTGGTGCTTCAGCGGACGCACCTCGTCACCGGGGACGAAGCCCACTACGCGGCGATGGTGCAAGAGTTGGAATATTACGGGGCGCGAGTGATTCCCGTATTCTCCGGCGGTCTGGACTTTGCCAAGCCGGTGAACGAGTACTTTTTCGATCCCCTGGATAAGGATCGGGCGATCGTTGATTCCGTCGTGTCTCTGACGGGCTTTGCACTGGTCGGTGGACCGGCACGGCAGGATCATCCGAAGGCGATCGAAACCCTGCGCCGCCTGAACCGCCCCTACATGGTGGCGCTGCCCCTCGTCTTCCAAACCACTGAGGAGTGGGAAGAGAGCGACCTGGGTCTGCACCCGATTCAGGTGGCGTTGCAGATGGCGATTCCCGAGTTGGATGGCGCGATCGAGCCCATCGTCCTCTCCGGTCGCGACGGCATGACGGGCCGCGCCATCACCCTGCAAGACCGCATCAGCTCTATCGCGCAGCGGGCAATCAAGTGGGGCAACCTGCGCCGCAAACCCAAGCTCGACAAAAAGCTGGCAATCACCGTCTTCAGCTTCCCCCCGGATAAGGGCAACGTCGGTACTGCCGCGTATCTGGACGTCTTCGGCTCCATCTACAAAGTGCTGGAAGCCATGAAAGGCAACGGCTACGACGTGCAGGATCTGCCCGAGTCGCCAGAAGCCCTGATGCAGGAAGTCATCCACGATGCCCAGGCCCAGTACGCCAGCCCTGAGCTGAACGTGGCTTACCGCATGTCCGTCCCTGAGTACGAGGAGCTGACCCCCTACTCCACCCGGTTGGAAGAAAACTGGGGTGCGCCTCCCGGACATCTGAACACTGACGGGCAAAACCTGCTGGTGTACGGCAAGGCATTTGGCAACGTGTTCATCGGCGTGCAGCCCACCTTTGGCTACGAAGGCGACCCGATGCGGCTGCTGTTCTCCCGGTCCGCCAGCCCCCACCACGGCTTTGCGGCCTACTATACCTACCTGGAGAAAATATGGGGCGCGGACGCGGTGCTGCACTTCGGGACCCACGGTTCGCTGGAATTCATGCCCGGTAAGCAGATGGGCATGTCCGGCACCTGCTACCCCGATAGTCTCATCGGCACTACGCCGAACCTCTACTACTATGCGGCGAACAACCCCTCCGAGGCGACGATCGCCAAGCGACGCGGCTACGCCGAAACCATCAGCTACCTCACCCCGCCCGCTGAGAACGCCGGACTGTACAAAGGGCTGAAGGAACTGAGCGAACTGATCGGCTCTTACCAGTCCCAAAAGGACAGCGGTCGGGCAGTGCAGATTGTGAACGCGATCGTGGAAACGGCGCGGGTCTGCAACCTGGATCGCGATGTGGAGTTGCCGGAAATCGACGCCAGCGAAATGTCCGAGGGCGATCGCAGCAACCTGGTCGGCAAGATCTACATCAAGCTGATGGAAATTGAGTCGCGCCTGTTGCCCTGCGGCCTACACGTCATTGGTAAGCCCCCGACCGCTGAGGAGGCGATCGCCACCCTGGTCAACATCGCCGGACTGGACCGCGAAGAAGAAGGCATCATGAGCCTCCAGCGCGTGATCGCCGAAAGCATCGGTCGCGATATCGACGAAATCTACGCCAACAGCGATAAGGGTGTCCTCGATGACGTGCAACTGCTGTACGACATCAACCAGGCGGTGCGCGATGCCGTCGGTGCCCTCGTCCACGAACAGGTAGACGCCGAAGGTCGTGTGTCGATGGTGTCGCGCCTGAACTTCCTCAACATTGGCCGCAAGGAGCCCTGGGTCAAGGCGCTCCACGATGCGGGCTACACCAAGGTGGAAGGGGAAACCCTCAAGCCTCTGATGGAATTCCTGGAGTTCTGCCTGGAGCAGGTCTGCGCCGACAACGAATTGGGCGCATTGCTCAAGGGTCTGGAAGGCGAGTACGTCCTCCCCGGCCCCGGCGGCGACCCCATCCGCAACCCCGACGTACTGCCCACGGGCAAGAACCTGCACGCGCTGGATCCCCAGGCGATTCCTACCCTGGCGGCGGTGCAGTCCGCGAAGATTGTGGTCGATCGCCTCCTCGAACGCCAAAAGCAGGAAAACGGCGGTCGCTACCCCGAAACCATCGCCACCGTCCTCTGGGGCACCGACAACATCAAGACCTACGGCGAATCCCTGGCGCAAATGCTCTGGTTCGTCGGCGTCAAGCCCGTCCCCGATGCCCTCGGTCGGGTCAACAAGCTGGAGTTGCTCTCGCTAGAAGAACTCGGTCGTCCCCGCGTCGATATTGTGGTGAACTGTTCCGGTGTCTTCCGCGACCTGTTCATCAACCAGATGGCCCTGCTCGATCGCGCCGTGAAAATGGCCGCCGAAGCCAACGAGCCTTTGGAAATGAACTTCGTCCGCAAGCATGCCCTGGAGCAAGCGGCAGAAATGGGCTGCGACCTGCGGACGGCAGCGACCCGAATCTTCTCCAACGCCTCCGGCTCCTACGCCTCCAACGTCAACCTGGCAGTGGAAAACAGCAGTTGGGAAGAGGAAAGCGAACTCCAGGAAATGTACCTGAAGCGCAAATCCTTCGCCTTTAACTCCGACAACCCCGGCGTCATGGACGAATCGCGCGGCATCTTTGAGTCCTCGCTGAAGAAGGCGGAAGTCACCTTCCAAAACCTGGACTCTTCGGAGATTTCGCTGACGGATGTGTCCCACTACTTCGACTCTGACCCCACCAAGGTCGTCGCGAGTCTGCGGGGCGACGGCACCAAGCCCGCCTCCTATGTGGCCGACACCACCACCGCCAACGCCCAGGTGCGCACCCTGTCGGAAACGGTCCGCCTGGATGCCCGCACGAAGCTGCTAAATCCCAAGTGGTACGAGGGCATGCTTTCCCACGGCTACGAAGGCGTGCGGGAACTCTCGAAGCGTCTGGTGAACACGATGGGCTGGTCGGCAACGGCGGACGCGGTGGATAACTGGGTTTACGAAGACACCAACACCACCTTTATCAAGGATCCGGAGATGTGCAAGCGCCTCATGGATCTCAACCCGAACTCCTTCCGCCGCATGGTCTCGACCCTGCTGGAAGTGAACGGGCGCGGCTACTGGGAAACCAGCGATGACAACATCGAACGGCTGCAAGAGCTGTACCAGGAAGTCGAAGACCGCATCGAAGGCGTCGAGTAA
- a CDS encoding Uma2 family endonuclease — protein MTYAPSQLLTFEAFLAQYRDEPAFELADGELIDMEPTGPHEAVAGKVASRLNLAIDRMSTDWLIPRTCILRPFSDQATARRPDVTVLDESALRDEPLWEREPVITQSTSVKLVVEVVSTNWETDYARKVEEYALMGIPEYWIVDFRGLGGVAFIGRPKQPTFTVCQLVNEDYVKSTFRLGQEIVSPAFPDLALKLNDVMPL, from the coding sequence ATGACGTACGCCCCCTCTCAACTGCTGACCTTTGAAGCTTTCCTAGCTCAGTACCGCGACGAGCCAGCCTTTGAACTGGCTGACGGAGAACTCATTGATATGGAACCGACTGGCCCTCATGAAGCGGTTGCGGGAAAAGTGGCCAGCAGGCTTAACCTGGCCATTGACCGGATGAGTACTGATTGGTTGATTCCCCGAACGTGCATTTTAAGACCCTTTAGTGACCAAGCCACTGCGAGACGCCCCGATGTCACCGTATTGGATGAAAGTGCATTAAGAGACGAGCCATTATGGGAGCGAGAGCCAGTCATCACCCAAAGCACTTCAGTCAAGCTGGTAGTCGAGGTCGTCAGCACTAACTGGGAAACCGACTATGCCCGCAAGGTTGAAGAGTACGCGCTGATGGGCATTCCTGAATATTGGATTGTGGATTTTCGGGGACTGGGTGGTGTGGCGTTTATTGGTCGGCCCAAACAGCCCACATTCACAGTATGTCAGCTCGTCAATGAGGACTATGTAAAAAGCACATTTCGGCTCGGGCAGGAAATCGTCTCTCCAGCATTTCCCGACTTAGCCCTAAAGCTGAATGATGTAATGCCTTTGTGA
- a CDS encoding IS630 family transposase (programmed frameshift), whose protein sequence is MKAYSIEFRRKIIKAHEDESISQRKLARRFGVAPSFVQKLLKQYRETDSFAPKIRTQQTPPKLTSVHLDVLQQLVAAQNDATLAELRVQLAAKTDLWVSTSTINRALKKLDLTGKKKTFHADEKESERVQLKRVEFWQLVRGILAKNLIFIDESGVNLALTRLRARAPKGQRAHGKRPQKRGQNVSVVGALSLTGLLASASIMGAFDGLTFEAFISQRLVPKLWPGAWVIMDNCSIHLGKEIEDMIHQAGASLIYLPPYSPEFSPIENFWSKVKSILRSLEARTYPDLAKALEKAFKEVSLTDIKNWFTNCCYCTSLE, encoded by the exons ATGAAAGCTTACTCTATCGAGTTCCGTCGAAAAATCATCAAGGCACATGAAGACGAATCGATTTCGCAACGAAAGCTAGCAAGACGATTTGGGGTTGCCCCAAGCTTTGTTCAGAAGTTATTGAAGCAATATCGAGAAACCGATTCCTTCGCCCCCAAAATCCGAACGCAGCAGACACCCCCAAAGCTCACGAGTGTACATCTCGATGTGCTGCAACAATTAGTGGCAGCGCAAAATGACGCGACCCTGGCAGAACTACGAGTACAACTGGCGGCAAAAACTGACCTCTGGGTCAGTACTTCAACCATTAATCGAGCTCTTAAAAAGCTTGACCTGACCG GTAAAAAAAAGACGTTCCACGCCGACGAAAAGGAAAGTGAGCGCGTCCAGCTAAAGCGGGTAGAGTTTTGGCAGTTAGTACGAGGGATTTTGGCTAAAAACCTCATCTTTATTGATGAATCTGGAGTGAATCTGGCTTTGACTCGACTCCGGGCGCGCGCTCCTAAAGGTCAACGTGCTCATGGCAAACGACCTCAGAAAAGAGGTCAGAATGTTTCCGTGGTCGGAGCCCTGAGCTTAACTGGATTATTAGCTAGTGCAAGTATCATGGGGGCCTTTGATGGCTTGACCTTTGAGGCTTTCATCTCCCAGCGGCTAGTGCCAAAGTTATGGCCAGGAGCTTGGGTAATCATGGATAACTGCTCTATTCATTTAGGTAAAGAAATTGAGGATATGATTCATCAGGCGGGAGCCTCACTCATTTATTTGCCACCTTACTCACCTGAGTTCTCGCCGATTGAGAATTTCTGGTCAAAGGTCAAGTCGATACTACGGTCACTTGAAGCAAGAACGTATCCCGACTTAGCAAAAGCCTTAGAAAAGGCATTCAAGGAAGTTTCTTTGACAGACATTAAAAACTGGTTTACAAATTGCTGCTACTGCACCTCACTAGAGTGA
- a CDS encoding diguanylate cyclase domain-containing protein has translation MLLSFSVETPVEFGEVFDRLADIFSQFHQATQLEDLLACGVQHTRYLFGCDRALIYQFTDGGDGAVTAESVGEGWSPTLGQLIYDPCFENVWGEKFQRGEITAIADIEQSDIEPCYRELMMRLQVKANLISPILLPSPTPEGTAQLPVLWGLLIIHQCGEPREWAPIHRQVSQHLAAQLGIAIRHLQTAQTLVASRRAVEPWQQAAALAGCVMWQWQLDTDIIQYSPQWRSLLGYQPPDIETDFNALLALIHADDRERVRAAMRQHLEHRTAAYRVEHRLRCRNGQWKWVYSQGQVTAYRANDTPLKFVGMMVDISDRKAQELALQQQTQRERALYEVIDVIRRSLDFQHIFAVAATQVAQCLQSRVRITQYITNETVACWRAVAVDGGPHDWTAEQEAQIWVDVPDQDNAIAAQLKQLQVVQISDTADISLTDTVNQPYAQSFPGHWLIVPIAIETEVWGAIAMTRPSLVDWIPAEVELTQRIATQLANAIHHAQLHRQTQLASERDALVLQSIDEGIWEWRANTGIDQISDRYWEILGYDPPATPPALRDELARVHPDDRQWLVASIETHLYTQQPFQQEFRLQHRDGHYIWVRVRGRAIWDEDGNPTRMLGTVEDISDRKTLDVRLRQQEKEFRGLVENNPDGIMRVNRQFQILYANPMIASRMGVPQADLLGQRLSDLELSRLVRNRWQTAISRVFETQQEQLLETQEMLAGQEQTFYSRIVPEVNESNHIQSVLIISRNVTNLRTIQIALQQRIQQEHKLRLMMQHFRATLNLDEILSTAVVELQTAFYADRTLVVQLFADQSRQVIAETRDHQYPSLLHTRWENAPITSHCLALYRAGQAQIVPDIAQADCDPEAVIAAWQRAGVKSAMVAPLTQSLGAEANVWGFLITQACATQRDWHADELHLLQQVAEQLAIAIQQSELYQQLQAANQELASISTTDALTQIANRRHFDNTLEDEWLRGQRHQREISLILCDIDWFKDFNDTYGHPAGDTCIAAVAQALQQCVNRSTDCLARYGGEEFALILPHTNQAGAIAIVEQIREAIAALEIHHPAPQSSGRLTLSYGIATVMPVPSTTPQSLIALADRALYQAKQAGRDRYVIADVSAPPEE, from the coding sequence ATGCTGCTTTCTTTCTCTGTAGAAACTCCGGTTGAGTTCGGTGAAGTTTTCGACAGGTTAGCCGATATCTTTTCTCAGTTTCATCAGGCGACTCAACTTGAAGACCTGTTAGCCTGCGGAGTACAACACACCCGCTACTTATTTGGCTGCGATCGCGCGCTGATTTATCAGTTCACCGACGGTGGCGATGGGGCCGTTACCGCCGAATCTGTGGGCGAAGGCTGGTCGCCGACGTTGGGACAACTGATTTACGACCCCTGTTTTGAAAATGTTTGGGGCGAAAAATTTCAGCGCGGAGAAATTACCGCGATCGCCGATATTGAACAGAGCGATATCGAGCCTTGCTACCGCGAGTTAATGATGCGGTTGCAGGTTAAGGCCAATCTCATCAGTCCGATTTTGCTGCCGTCACCAACTCCAGAGGGCACCGCCCAGTTGCCCGTGTTATGGGGACTGCTGATTATTCATCAATGCGGCGAACCGCGAGAGTGGGCCCCGATTCATCGGCAGGTGAGCCAACACTTGGCCGCGCAGCTGGGCATTGCGATTCGCCACCTGCAGACCGCTCAAACCCTGGTAGCCAGCCGCCGAGCAGTGGAGCCATGGCAGCAGGCTGCGGCACTAGCTGGGTGTGTGATGTGGCAATGGCAGCTAGACACTGACATCATTCAATATTCGCCGCAGTGGCGATCGCTGCTGGGCTATCAACCCCCAGATATTGAGACCGATTTCAATGCGTTGCTGGCGTTGATCCACGCGGATGATCGCGAACGGGTACGGGCCGCCATGCGTCAACATTTGGAGCACCGCACCGCCGCCTATCGAGTTGAGCATCGGCTGCGCTGTCGCAATGGGCAGTGGAAATGGGTCTACAGCCAGGGGCAAGTGACAGCTTACCGAGCCAATGACACGCCCCTCAAGTTTGTCGGCATGATGGTGGATATCAGCGATCGCAAAGCGCAGGAATTAGCGCTGCAACAGCAGACTCAGCGAGAGCGCGCCCTCTACGAAGTGATTGATGTCATTCGGCGATCGCTCGATTTTCAACATATCTTTGCCGTGGCGGCGACACAAGTGGCCCAATGCTTGCAGTCCCGAGTGCGGATTACGCAATACATCACCAACGAAACGGTGGCCTGCTGGCGAGCCGTAGCGGTAGATGGCGGCCCCCATGACTGGACAGCAGAACAAGAAGCGCAAATTTGGGTAGATGTGCCTGACCAGGATAATGCGATCGCCGCCCAACTCAAGCAGCTCCAAGTAGTGCAGATCAGCGATACCGCCGACATCAGTCTCACCGATACCGTCAATCAGCCCTATGCCCAATCATTTCCTGGGCACTGGCTGATCGTGCCCATTGCGATTGAGACGGAGGTCTGGGGTGCCATTGCAATGACTCGCCCCAGCCTAGTTGACTGGATCCCCGCAGAAGTGGAGCTAACCCAACGGATTGCCACGCAGTTAGCCAATGCGATTCATCACGCCCAGTTACATCGGCAAACGCAATTGGCTTCAGAGCGTGATGCCTTAGTGCTCCAAAGTATCGACGAAGGCATTTGGGAATGGCGCGCCAACACGGGCATTGACCAGATCTCCGATCGCTATTGGGAGATTTTAGGCTACGACCCACCCGCAACACCGCCAGCCTTGAGAGACGAACTCGCCCGAGTGCATCCTGACGATCGCCAGTGGTTGGTAGCTTCCATCGAGACCCACCTTTATACGCAGCAACCTTTTCAGCAAGAATTTCGGCTACAGCATCGCGACGGTCATTACATCTGGGTGCGGGTGCGAGGGCGCGCCATTTGGGATGAGGACGGCAATCCCACCAGAATGCTCGGCACTGTGGAAGATATTAGCGATCGCAAAACCCTCGACGTCAGGCTCCGTCAACAGGAAAAAGAGTTTCGAGGGCTGGTGGAGAATAATCCCGACGGCATCATGCGGGTCAACCGGCAGTTTCAGATTTTGTATGCCAACCCGATGATCGCCTCCAGAATGGGGGTACCCCAAGCAGATTTGCTCGGTCAAAGACTCAGCGATTTAGAGCTGTCTCGATTGGTGAGAAACCGCTGGCAAACGGCTATTTCACGAGTGTTTGAAACGCAGCAAGAACAGCTACTTGAAACCCAAGAAATGCTAGCGGGTCAAGAGCAGACTTTTTACTCCCGCATTGTGCCAGAGGTGAATGAGAGCAACCACATTCAATCGGTTTTGATCATTTCTCGCAATGTGACCAACTTGCGGACAATACAAATTGCGCTGCAACAGCGCATTCAGCAAGAGCACAAGCTGCGCCTAATGATGCAGCACTTTCGCGCCACCTTGAATCTGGATGAAATTTTATCGACGGCGGTGGTTGAGCTGCAAACGGCCTTTTATGCCGATCGCACTTTGGTGGTTCAACTCTTTGCCGATCAGTCACGACAGGTCATTGCTGAAACCCGCGATCACCAATATCCCAGCCTGTTGCACACCCGGTGGGAAAATGCCCCGATCACCTCTCACTGCCTTGCCCTTTATCGAGCGGGGCAAGCCCAGATTGTGCCCGATATCGCGCAGGCCGACTGCGACCCGGAGGCAGTAATCGCCGCTTGGCAGCGGGCAGGCGTCAAGTCGGCCATGGTGGCCCCGTTGACCCAATCGTTGGGAGCCGAAGCTAACGTCTGGGGCTTTTTGATCACCCAGGCCTGCGCCACCCAACGCGATTGGCATGCGGATGAATTGCACCTGCTGCAACAGGTGGCCGAGCAGCTGGCGATCGCCATCCAACAGTCAGAACTGTATCAACAGCTGCAAGCCGCGAACCAAGAGTTGGCCAGCATCTCGACCACCGATGCCTTGACCCAGATTGCCAATCGTCGCCATTTTGATAACACCCTCGAAGATGAATGGCTGCGGGGGCAGCGTCACCAGCGCGAGATCAGCCTGATCCTCTGTGACATTGATTGGTTTAAAGACTTTAACGACACCTATGGTCATCCGGCGGGCGACACTTGCATTGCGGCGGTGGCTCAGGCTTTGCAGCAATGTGTCAACCGCTCGACAGACTGCCTGGCGCGCTATGGGGGCGAAGAGTTTGCCCTCATTTTGCCCCACACCAATCAGGCAGGGGCGATCGCCATTGTGGAACAAATTCGCGAGGCGATCGCAGCGCTTGAGATTCATCACCCGGCCCCTCAATCCAGTGGTCGACTAACCCTCAGTTACGGCATTGCGACGGTGATGCCGGTACCAAGCACGACGCCCCAATCGCTGATTGCCTTAGCTGACCGTGCCCTCTACCAAGCCAAGCAAGCTGGCCGCGATCGCTACGTTATTGCCGATGTCAGTGCTCCGCCTGAAGAGTAA
- a CDS encoding DUF302 domain-containing protein codes for MYHFSKIVNASFDEAIALVTDALKAEGMGVLTEINAQAAFKKKLDIDFRRYTILGACHPQTAFQILEEDDKAGVLFPCNVVVQERPDGRVEVSAVDPLMMFLMVHSPRAKEVALNASTMMQRVIDRLPALQVERRLAKV; via the coding sequence ATGTATCACTTCAGCAAAATTGTGAATGCCTCGTTTGATGAGGCGATCGCGCTAGTGACCGATGCCCTAAAGGCAGAAGGCATGGGCGTGTTGACTGAAATTAATGCCCAGGCGGCATTTAAGAAAAAGCTGGATATCGATTTTCGGCGCTACACCATTTTGGGAGCTTGTCATCCGCAAACCGCTTTTCAGATTTTGGAAGAGGACGATAAGGCTGGTGTGTTATTTCCCTGCAACGTCGTCGTGCAAGAGCGCCCGGATGGCCGCGTCGAGGTGTCGGCAGTGGATCCGCTGATGATGTTTCTCATGGTGCACAGCCCCCGTGCCAAAGAGGTCGCGCTGAATGCCAGCACCATGATGCAGCGCGTCATCGATCGCTTACCGGCCCTCCAAGTAGAGCGCCGCCTTGCCAAGGTCTGA